A single Lactuca sativa cultivar Salinas chromosome 8, Lsat_Salinas_v11, whole genome shotgun sequence DNA region contains:
- the LOC111919003 gene encoding uncharacterized protein LOC111919003: MVEQMVSSNLSKYGLGKCPSIISSSPDKPPTPLVTTKDKTVKNVQNPPPVAAKDTNVKSVQNDSKTGPPETLEAKSPPGGSNVNNHNLVYARRKSDGEHIGDKRRSSPQKGNDVVNEQSSVVNLSAMEHWNTRFVQLQNYLKQCDNSNHEVYLQELRSFSPDECSRHAVDLERRAIQLVVEEGREIQRVKDLNVLGKSTGNHLLLRQSIPIFKSEKLV, from the exons ATGGTCGAACAAATGGTCAGCTCTAACCTCAGCAAATACGGGCTTGGAAAATGTCCAAGCATCATCAGCAGCAGCCCCGATAAACCACCAACACCGCTAGTTACCACCAAGGACAAAACCGTAAAAAACGTGCAAAATCCTCCGCCAGTTGCCGCCAAGGACACAAATGTGAAAAGCGTGCAAAATGATAGTAAAACCGGACCTCCCGAAACCCTTGAAGCCAAGAGTCCTCCCGGGGGTAGTAATGTCAATAACCATAATCTTGTTTATGCTCGTAGAAAATCCGATGGAGAACATATAGGCGATAAAAGGCGCAGTAGTCCTCAAAAGGGTAATGATGTCGTGAATGAGCAATCGAGTGTCGTTAATTTGTCGGCAATGGAGCATTGGAATACGAGATTTGTTCAGTTGCAAAATTATTTGAAGCAGTGTGATAACTCAAATCATGAGGTTTATCTTCAAG AACTCCGATCGTTCTCTCCCGATGAATGTAGTAGACATGCGGTTGACCTCGAGAGGCGTGCCATCCAACTAGTTGTGGAAGAAG GGAGAGAGATACAACGGGTGAAAGATTTAAATGTACTCGGTAAATCCACGGGAAACCATCTACTTCTTCGACAATCTATTCCTATATTCAAGTCGGAGAAGCTTgtg